In a single window of the Streptomyces sp. NBC_00353 genome:
- a CDS encoding ABC transporter permease, giving the protein MSDTTHDGAVALSTAPSADDGLSAAERAGKYGLTVSGARPGLFEYVQQLWGRRHFIMAFSRAKLTAQYSQAKLGQLWQVATPLLNALVYFLIFGLILGTRKGMPQEVFIPFLVTGVFVFTFTQSSVMAGVRAISGNLGLVRALHFPRASLPISFSLQQLQQLLYSMIVMAVVVVGFGSYPSLSWLLIVPALVMQFVFNTGLALIMARLGSKTPDLAQLMPFVMRTWMYASGVMFSIPVMLQDKPEWIGRVLQYNPAAIYMDLIRFALIDGYGSENLPPHVWIVGLAWAAFIGVAGFVYFWKAEERYGRG; this is encoded by the coding sequence GTGAGTGACACAACCCATGATGGTGCGGTCGCGCTGAGCACCGCGCCATCCGCCGACGACGGCCTGAGCGCCGCCGAGAGGGCCGGAAAGTACGGCCTGACGGTGAGCGGAGCCCGGCCCGGGCTGTTCGAGTACGTGCAGCAGCTCTGGGGGCGCCGCCACTTCATCATGGCGTTCTCCCGGGCGAAGCTGACCGCCCAGTACAGCCAGGCCAAGCTCGGCCAGCTGTGGCAGGTGGCAACGCCGCTGCTCAACGCCCTGGTCTACTTCTTGATCTTCGGGCTGATTCTGGGCACGAGGAAGGGAATGCCTCAGGAGGTCTTCATCCCCTTCCTGGTGACGGGCGTCTTTGTCTTCACCTTTACCCAGAGCTCGGTGATGGCGGGCGTACGGGCGATCTCCGGAAACCTCGGACTGGTGCGCGCACTGCATTTCCCGCGCGCCTCGCTGCCCATCTCGTTCTCGCTGCAACAGCTCCAGCAGCTGTTGTACTCGATGATCGTGATGGCGGTCGTGGTGGTCGGCTTCGGCAGCTATCCGTCGCTGTCCTGGCTGCTGATCGTTCCCGCGCTGGTCATGCAGTTCGTCTTCAACACCGGTCTCGCCCTGATCATGGCCAGGCTCGGCAGCAAGACCCCGGACCTGGCCCAGCTGATGCCGTTCGTCATGCGCACCTGGATGTACGCGTCCGGTGTCATGTTCTCCATCCCGGTGATGCTCCAGGACAAGCCGGAGTGGATCGGCAGGGTGCTGCAGTACAACCCGGCGGCCATCTACATGGACCTGATCCGCTTCGCGCTGATCGATGGGTACGGCTCCGAGAACCTGCCGCCGCACGTGTGGATCGTCGGGCTCGCCTGGGCGGCCTTCATCGGCGTCGCGGGCTTTGTGTACTTCTGGAAGGCAGAGGAACGGTACGGCCGTGGCTGA
- a CDS encoding ABC transporter ATP-binding protein: MAEDNTSGRVPTVIADDVHIVYRVNAGGGGKGSATAALSRILRRGKGEARGVRKVHAVRGVSFTAYRGEAIGLIGSNGSGKSTLLRAIAGLLPTEHGKVYTDGQPSLLGVNAALMSDLTGERNVVLGGLAMGMTREEIRERYQGIVDFSGINEKGDFITLPMRTYSSGMAARLRFSIAAAKKHDVLMIDEALATGDRKFQIRSEKRIRELRKEAGTVFLVSHSNKSIRDTCDRVLWLEKGELLMDGPTDEVLKAYERETGK; the protein is encoded by the coding sequence GTGGCTGAGGACAACACTTCGGGGCGCGTCCCCACCGTCATCGCCGACGATGTGCACATCGTGTACCGGGTCAACGCCGGCGGCGGGGGCAAGGGCAGTGCCACCGCGGCGCTGAGCCGGATACTGCGCCGCGGCAAGGGCGAGGCGCGCGGAGTCCGGAAGGTGCACGCCGTACGCGGCGTCTCCTTCACCGCCTACCGGGGCGAGGCCATTGGCCTCATCGGCTCCAACGGCTCCGGCAAGTCGACCCTGCTGCGGGCCATCGCCGGTCTGTTGCCGACCGAGCACGGCAAGGTGTACACGGACGGCCAGCCGTCGCTGCTCGGTGTGAACGCGGCGCTGATGAGCGACCTGACCGGCGAGCGGAACGTGGTGCTGGGCGGGCTCGCGATGGGTATGACGCGCGAGGAGATCCGCGAGCGCTACCAGGGGATCGTCGACTTCTCGGGCATCAACGAGAAGGGCGACTTCATCACCCTGCCGATGCGGACGTACTCCTCCGGTATGGCCGCCCGGCTGCGCTTCTCCATCGCCGCTGCCAAGAAGCACGACGTCCTCATGATCGACGAGGCGCTGGCCACCGGCGACCGCAAGTTCCAGATCCGCTCCGAGAAGCGCATCCGCGAGCTGCGCAAGGAAGCGGGCACGGTCTTCCTGGTCAGCCACAGCAACAAGTCCATCAGGGACACCTGCGACCGGGTGCTGTGGCTGGAAAAGGGCGAGCTGCTGATGGACGGCCCCACCGACGAGGTCCTCAAGGCGTACGAGCGGGAGACCGGGAAGTAG
- the hpnC gene encoding squalene synthase HpnC yields the protein MTRTRQARHDAAVPATLDKAADENFPVAPFFLPRAWRNDLMAVYGYARLVDDIGDGDLAPGGADARHLGLDPAQTDDRLAMLDAFEADLYRVFDTAGDGPHHPLLRALRPTVRRCSLTPEPFLGLIEANRQDQKVRRYGTYEELLAYCELSANPVGRLVLQITGTASPERIRRSDAVCTALQLVEHLQDVTEDLGRDRIYLPADDMAGFHVTEADLATPSGGASVRALVAYEAERARNLLNEGTPLVGSVHGRLKLLLAGFVGGGRAALTAIAAAGFDVLPGPPKPTKPSLLREVGVVLRRARREG from the coding sequence GTGACCCGTACCCGGCAGGCGCGCCATGACGCCGCTGTGCCCGCCACGCTCGACAAGGCCGCGGACGAGAACTTTCCCGTGGCCCCTTTCTTCCTGCCACGCGCCTGGCGTAACGATCTGATGGCGGTGTACGGCTACGCCCGCCTGGTCGACGACATCGGTGACGGCGATCTCGCCCCCGGCGGCGCCGACGCCCGCCACCTCGGGCTGGACCCCGCGCAGACCGATGACCGGCTCGCGATGCTCGACGCGTTCGAGGCGGACCTGTACCGCGTCTTCGACACCGCGGGCGACGGCCCGCACCACCCGCTGCTGCGTGCGCTGCGCCCCACCGTGCGGCGCTGCTCCCTCACGCCCGAGCCGTTCCTCGGGCTCATCGAGGCCAACCGGCAGGACCAGAAGGTCCGGCGGTACGGGACGTACGAGGAGCTCCTCGCCTACTGCGAACTCTCCGCAAACCCGGTCGGCCGCCTGGTTCTCCAGATCACCGGCACCGCGAGCCCCGAGCGGATCCGGCGTTCCGACGCCGTCTGCACCGCCCTGCAGCTCGTCGAGCACCTCCAGGACGTCACCGAGGACCTCGGCCGCGACCGGATCTATCTGCCGGCCGACGACATGGCCGGGTTCCATGTCACCGAGGCCGACCTGGCAACCCCCTCCGGGGGCGCATCGGTGCGCGCACTGGTTGCATACGAAGCAGAACGCGCCCGGAACCTGCTGAATGAAGGCACCCCCTTGGTGGGTAGCGTCCACGGCAGGCTCAAGCTGCTTCTCGCCGGATTTGTGGGAGGGGGGCGTGCCGCCCTCACCGCGATCGCGGCCGCCGGGTTCGATGTACTGCCCGGACCGCCCAAGCCCACCAAGCCCAGCTTGCTGCGCGAGGTGGGAGTTGTCTTGCGAAGAGCGCGTAGAGAGGGGTGA